A segment of the uncultured Desulfobulbus sp. genome:
CCTTGGTTTTTACAAAGACATCATGAATGTCGATATCAGCTTTTTTCAGCTGACTGCCTATATGTTCCCTGTGGGCTGGTTGATGACCTTTCTCCTCTGGGGCTTGATGTTGCTGGTCTTCAAGCCAGAGCGTGCTCGCATTCCCGGACTCAAAGAAAAATCAAAACGGATGTATCTGGAGTTGGGGGCCTGGAGTCGACAGGAGATTCTCACCGCACTCATCGTCTTTGCCACAATCCTGATCATTGCCCTGAAAAATTTCATTCCGGCACTCAGTGGCCTCAATAAAACCGGCATTCTCTTAGTCTCCACCATCGCCTTCTTTGTGCTCAACATTTTGGACCTGGATGATCTTGAGGAGATTCCCTGGAATATCATCCTCCTCTTTGCAGGCGCAATGTCGATTGGTTTTTGCCTCTGGGAGACCGGTGCCGCTAAATGGATGGCTGTGAACTGGCTGGTCCTTTTTCAGAATGCACCGCCCCTGGTCTTTATTCTTGGCATGGCCTTTTTCGTCATGATCATGACCAACTTCATCATGAATGTGGCTGCCATTGCTATCTCTCTCCCGGTGGCCCTGGTTATCGCACCCTATCTTGGTGTAGCAGGTGAGGTGATTCTCTTCTCCTCATTAATCGTGGCCGGTATGCCTTTTCTTTTACTGGTCGGCGCGGCGCCCAACGCCATTGCCTATAACTCAAAACAGTTTACCACCGGTGAGTTTTTTCTCTGGGGAATTCCGGCAAGTATTCTCCTGATCGGCGTGACCTGGCTGGCCGTCACCGTTATCTGGCCGCTTATGGGCATGCAGGTCTATGTACCAAAAGTAATGTAAGACCAAGGATTCAAGCTAGAAATATGCAATGTCTGGTGACACCGGCAGGGAGTTCGCCTGCCGGTGCCCAACCACCCAAAGCAAATTGGAGGAACCTGTGAACTTTGTTTGTAAAACCCTGGGCCTGGCCCTACTCAGTCTTTTCACCTTGACCGCTTCCACGGCCTGGGCCGCTGGTGGGGGCGCACAGCTTGATTTAACAACAAGCCCTGTGGGCTATCTCTGCCTGGCTCTTTTTATCGGTGCCTATGCGCTGGTGATTGCGGAAGAGTACACCCACATGCGAAAATCCAAACCTGTTCTTTTGGCAGCGGGCCTCATCTGGGGGATTATTGCCTGGGTCTATGCCAGTAACGGTTTTACCCATGAGGCCGAAACCGCGGTACGACACAATATTCTGGAATATGCAGAGCTCTTTCTCTTTTTGCTGGTTGCCATGACCTATATCAACGCCATGGAAGAACGGCAGGTCTTTGCCGCTCTGCGTGACCGGCTGGTTGGAGCGGGCTATTCGCTCCGTAAACTCTTTTGGGTGACCGGACTTCTTGCCTTTTTCATCTCACCCATTGCCGATAATCTGACGACAGCCCTCTTGATGTGTGCTGTGGTCCTGGCCATTGGCAGGGACAATCAGAAGTTTGTTCTCCTTGCCTGTATTAATATCGTGGTGGCAGCAAACGCCGGTGGCGCCTTCAGTCCCTTTGGCGATATCACAACCCTCATGGTCTGGCAGAAGGGTGTGGTTGATTTCTGGACCTTTTTCCATCTTTTCATCCCCTCGGCTGTGAATTGGCTGGTTCCGGCTTCTATCATGCATTTTGCCATTCCCCAGGAGCAACCCGCCGCCTGCGAAGGAATGGTCTCCATGAAACGTGGGGCGGTGGTGGTTATGTTGCTGTTTTTGGCAACCATAGCCACGGCGGTGAGTTTTCATAATTTTCTCCATTTGCCGCCTATGATGGGGATGATGACAGGACTGGCCTATCTTAAGTTTTATGGATTTTATCTCAAAAAGACCCATAAAAATCTCCCCGGATCAGCAGGCTATGACCTCGAGAAAGCGGATGAGCGTATCGGTGATACCGTTGCCTTTGATGTCTTTCGCAAGGTGGCCCGGGCTGAGTGGGATACCCTGATGTTTTTCTATGGTGTCATTCTCTGTGTCGGTGGCCTGGGGTTTATCGGCTATCTGACCATAGTTTCCCAGGTGATGTACGGTGATTGGGGCCCAATGGCTGCGAATACCATGGTTGGCGTGCTCTCTGCCCTGGTGGACAATATTCCGGTGATGTTCGCGGTGCTCACCATGTATCCGGATATGTCCATGGGCCATTGGCTGCTTGTCACCCTCACCGCAGGCGTTGGCGGCAGTATGCTCTCCATCGGCTCGGCCGCAGGGGTCGCCCTTATGGGGCAGGCGCGTGGTCAATACACCTTTTTCGGTCATCTGCGCTGGTTGCCTGCCATTGCTCTTGGTTACGCAGCCAGTATCGTGGCGCATATACTCATCAACGGGCGTTTTTTTGACGGAGTGCCGCTGAGCTGAGGAAAATGACGGAAAACTTTTAACTGGAAGTTGAATCCGTACCTATTCGCCGTCACGGATGCAGGATGCAGGCTTTGTTCTCCCGAGGTTGAAAACGGCTGTCCAACCCGTGTTCCCCCAGCACGGGTTTTCTCTCGGGGGAACGCTTTGCCATGACGGTGGGGGAGAAAACAGGTATTATTGAAGTGCGTTCCCGTACTCTCTCGATTTTTCTTAGTATCCTGGGAGATCAGCCCAATGAAACACGCCTCCTTTCTCAAGAATCAGACCATCATGGTCGAGTTACTCAACGCCATTCCCCACGGGATTGCCCTGTTGGATGCCAACCTCTGCATCGCCGGTATGAACCGCTTTCTTGAAGCCATGCTTGGCTATACCACAGAAGAGGTCCGGGGGATTTATGGTGACTATATTCTTCGTACCAATCTTGGCAGCAACGATCAGGTGGTCCGTTCGGTCATGGAAACAGGGCAATCGGTTTCTCTGGACAGCAGCATCATCAATAAGGCTCGTAAGAGAATTCCGGTTGGCTGTACCATCTCCCGGCTTGAAGACGAAACCGGGGCCATGGCTGTCTTGATTGTTCTGGAGGATATGTCAGCCCTGCAGGAGGCACGGGCGGCCTGTAAAAATGCAGATGCCGCTGGGGATATTCTTGGGCACAGCCCCCAGATGAAAGAGGTCTTCGCCATGATGTCGGTCCTGGCGAAAACCGATGCCTCGGTGCTGATTACCGGCGAGACCGGAACGGGGAAAGATAAGATTGCCGAGCAGTTGCATAATCTTTCCTCCAGGGGGAGGCAGCCTTTTATCAAGGTGAACTGTGGCGCTCTGCCTGAGGCGCTGCTGGAATCGGAGCTCTTTGGTCATGTCAAAGGGGCTTTTACCGGGGCGGTCAAAGAACACAAGGGCATGTTTCGTCTGGCGGATAAGGGCACCATTTTTTTAACAGAAATTGGTGATTTATCTCTTCCGTTGCAGGTGAAACTCCTTTCCGTGCTCGACGATCACGAATTTTATCCGGTGGGTTCCAGTAAAAAAGTGACGGTCGATGTGCGGGTTATTGCCGCGACCCATAAACCGTTGCGAGCGGAAGTGCGACGTGGAACCTTTCGTGAGGACCTGTTTTATAGGCTCAATGTCCTTCATCTGCATGTACCACCGCTCCGGGAGCGGGAAGGCGATGTACGTTTACTCCTTGATCATTTTCTTCAGTTTTTTGCTCAACGATTGGGCAAAAGTATGACGGGGTTTACCGCCAAGGCAGTAGAGGCGCTTGTTCATTTTTCCTATCCGGGCAATGTGCGGGAGCTGCGCAATATTGTGGAATATGCCGTTAATATGAGTCGCAATGAAAGGGTGAGCTATAAGGATCTGCCGCCCTATGCCCTAAGTCCTGTCGGGGCTGATTTTCAGGAAAAAGAACAGGTGGATTCACCGCTCCCCGCACGATCTGTTCCCCTGGAAAAGCCGACCAAACCGCTGGCTGGATGGGCGGAGATGGAGCGCAACCGTTTGCTTGAAGCGCTGGGGAAAACCGGAGGCAACCGTTCTGAAGCCGCAGCCCTGCTCGGATGCGGACGGACAACCCTGTGGCGAAAAATGAAGAAGTATGATCTGGCCTAGAAGAGGGAACCAATGAAAATTCTGATGACGATTCGGGGGGATTATGTTGCCCCCAGGTTTGACTGTGCCGCCGAGGTTCTCATCGCCACCTGCTATGATCATCAGCTTCTGGAGGAGCCTCGTTCCATTATCCTTGATCATGTCTCAGCAGAGCGGATCTGCGATATAGCACTTAAGGAAAACATTTCGATCCTGATCTGTGGGGGGATAGAGGAGCAGCACTATCAATTTCTTGTTTGGAAAAAAATTCAGGTGTTTGATGGTGTTGTCGGACTGCATGAGGTGGTGCTGCAGGCTGCAATGGAAGGGCGTTTATCAGCGGGAAATCTCTTTCCCGGAGTCACCACCTGGGGGATACGTGCATGAACAGCAAACGAATGTGGATATCACGACTGTTGCCTTCCCCCTCGGAGTATTTTGAAGATACCGCTGAGATGGAGAAAAACTATCGCTATTTTTCACGGCGACTCTTTATTCTGCTTCTTGGGCTCACCATGACTCCACTGATCATAGTTTCTGCCCTCTCACATTATCAATACCAGAATTTATTACAGAAAAATGAGCTCACCCAGCTGGTGCTCAATCTGGAACAGTCGCAAAACACCATTGAGCGTTTTGTGTCCAAACTCCAATCCATTATCAAGTTTGTCGCCCGGGACGACCGTTACGAGGAACTGAAAAATACAGAAGAGCTCCAGGCCTTGTTTGTGCGGCTGCAGCATGAATATCCGGATTTTGCCGACATCGAAGTGATAAATTCCAGCGGGCGTCAGGAATCTTATATAGGTCCTTATCAGTTGAGCGGCAATGATTATACCCAACAAAATTGGTACAAAGAGGTGCTGCAACGTGGAGTTTACATAAGCAATGTGTATTCCGGATTTCGCCAGGTGCCCCATTTTGTTATCGCGGTTAGTAGAACGCTACCAAATAACCAAGGGTCCTGGGTGCTGCGGGTAACCATTGACGGCAATACGCTCCAGCGGTATGTGGATACCGGCGTGACTAGCTCGATCAGTGATGTCTACCTGGTGGATTCCGAAGGGAATCTGCAAACAAAGCCTCGAAAGTACGGTAAGATCGGGGAAAAATGCATCCTGCTTCATGATTGCGGACTGACGCGATACTCCATCAGTGATACCTTGGCCGACTACCAACAGCTTCTGGTGAAGAAAGCTGATGTGACCGTGGTCAAGACTCCCGAAGGAGAAGAGGTGCTCCATGCCACCATTGATCTGCAGTCAACCCCCTGGAGCTTGGTACTGGTGAAAACCCTCTATCTCCACGGAGATGCCTGGTTCTATTTTCAGTTACGGCTGTTCAGTATTATCCTGGGCTGTATTCTTTTGGGGGTGTTGATCCTGTTGCGCATGAGTAACGGTATTACCGAGCATATTCGGCGTTCGGATAAGCGCAGGCAGCATTTCTTTTTGGAGGCAGAAAGTGCCAATAAACTCGCGGCTATCGGTCGTCTGGCAGCTGGAGTGGCCCATGAGATCAACAATCCCCTGTCAATCATTAATCAGAAAACCGGTTTGGTGATGGATTATTTTGAAATGACAGAGGATTTCAAATATAAACAGGCCATGGAGCAGGCCCTCAACGGGGTGCAGCAGTCAGTGAACCGGTGTCGAACGATCACCCATCGTCTCCTGGGTTTTGCTCGCCATACGGATGTCATGATCGAAGAACTCGACATGAATCAATTGTTGCAAGAGGTTGTGGCCTTCCTCGCCAAAGAGGCAACCTATAACCAGATTGCCATCAACTTTGATCTGGATGAGGGGCTGCAGCATATTCAGAGTGATCGGGGGCAGTTGCAGCAGGTTTTTCTCAATATTATCAACAACGCTATCGACGCCATCGGCAGTCAGGGAAATATTACTCTGAAAACACGACGGGACGCCGCCATCGGTATACGTATCATGGTGACAGATGATGGGCCCGGAATGGCTCCGGAGGTCGTGCAGCGGATATTTGATCCATTTTTTACCACCAAAGAAACTGGGAAAGGGACAGGCCTTGGCCTGTCGATCACCTACGGCATACTCAAAAAACTCGGAGGCGACATTCAGGTGAGCTCCGAGCCGGGGCAGGGGGCAACATTTACCATTGTTCTCCCTCTGGTTCAGGAACAGCAGTGAGGGTTACGATGATACAGAGCAAAATACTCATTATAGATGATGAAGTGGAGTTCGCTTCCACTCTGCGCCAGCGACTCGCTCTTCGGGATATCGATGTCAACGATGCGCATAGCGGCACAGAAGGGCTTGAGCAGCTTGCGGCCGCACCCCCTGATATTGTCCTCTTGGATTTAAAGATGCCGGATATGTCCGGCCTGGATATTCTTGGCCTAATCAAGGAAAAATACCCGCAAACCGAGGTGATCATGCTGACCGGGCATGGGTCTGTGGCTGCCGGAATCGAGGCCATGGAGAAAGGGGCTTTTGACTACATCATGAAGCCGGTGGACTTACGTGATCTGCTCATCAAAATAGAACAGGCCGCTGCCGGTATGGAACAGAGATCTCATGGACAGTGACAGCATACATGCCCTGCGTACAGCGCAGCTTGACTCCTACGGAAGATTACTGGCCGGTTTTTCCCATGAGATGAAAAATCATCTGGGCGTGATTCGCGAATCCAGCGGCCTGCTGCAGGATCTGGTTGGCCTCCATCAGGGGCAAATGGACGAACAGATCCGAGCGCGTATGGAGAAGGCGACTTCGCTTATCGAAGAACGGGTGGTGATCACGGCAGCCATGCTCCATCATCTCAGTGGCTTTGCCCATAGAAGTGATGCTGCTTGTTCATCCTTTCAGCCCGGACAACTGGTCGAGGAACTCTGCATGTTCCTGGGGCGTTTTGCCCGGTTGAATAAATGCGAACTCAGCTGGAGATCTGCGCCGGAGAGTGTCGCCATATATAATGATCCCAGTCTGTTGCATCATCTGCTTTATCGGCTTTTTTTGCTCTGTCAGGAGCGGATGGCGCCTGGGGGGCAACTCTGCATAGAAACTGGAGCAAGCAAAGGACAGGCGCTTATTCGATTTATTTGTAAGGATGGGCAAGAAGGCAGGCTAAGTCAACCCGAGCAGCTCAGGTTGCCTCTTGAGATGCTGCAGGGGAGTTTATCCATTTTTCAAGAGGATGGGGGGCTCGAGCTGCAGCTACATATTCCCTCACGTGCTGCCTGAAGAGGCAGCGTGGAGAACGCAGGGTGAGGTGTATGGCTTGGTGAATTTTACCTCTTGCTCAGCATATTGAATTTGCGCATTTTGTTGTAGAGTGATCTTCTCGATATTCCGAGTATATCGCTCGCCTGCGTTCTGTTCTGGCTGGTATGCTCCAGAGTGCGGGCGATAATTTCTTTTTCCACTTCTTCAAGCGTCATTCCTACACGCACCACCACTTTCACATCCGCATGGCGAAATTTTGCTATGCGGGGTGGAAGTTCCTTCCGTTCCAGCACATCACCTGTACTGGTGATGACTGCCCGTTGAATAACATTTTTCAATTCACGTACATTGCCGGGCCAGGGGTAGGACTCCAGGCAGTTGATGAACCCCGGTGACATCCCGCGTATATATTTCTGAAAGCTATTGCAGGATTGCTGGGTGAAATGGTCCACCAGCAAATGTAGGTCGCCATGCCGCTCCCGCAACGGGGGCATGGTGATGTGCAACACGTCGAGACGGTAATACAGATCTTCGCGAAAGTTCCCCTGGCGAATCTCAGCCGCCAGATCAGCGTTGGAAGCAGCGATGACGCGAACATCTACCGGGATCTGATGCTGACTGCCGATGCGGCAATATTGGTTAGTTTCCAGCAAGCGCAGCAAGCTGACCTGCATCTTTTCATCAATGGTGGCAATCTCATCCATGAAGACCGTGCCCCCATCAGCCACTTCAAAACAACCTTTTCGCATGGAAGTTGCTCCGGAAAAGGCGCCTCGTTCATGACCAAAGAGCTCGCTGGCCACCAGGTCGGTGGGCAGCGAGCCAATATGCACAGGAACATATGGCGCATTGTTCCGATCACTGAGTTCATGGATAGCGAGTGCGGCAAGTTCTTTTCCTGTGCCGGTTTCACCGGCAATCAGTACGGGGATATCTGTGGCCGCGGCCTGACTGATTTGTTGATAGACCTGCTGCATGGCAGTTGAACGACCAATCATGCTTTCAAAGGTATTTTTATCCACCTCTGATTGCAGCAAGAGATTCACTCCTACCTGGGGTTTTCGATCAACTGCGGTTTCAATGAGAAGTTTGAGTTCCTCGTTAGATACGGGCAGGGCGGAGTAGTGATAGACCCCGGCTCGGAGTGCTTGATGGGCAATTTTCAAGGTACCGGGATGAGCAAAAAATAGAATTTGAGTACTCGGGCATTTTGCGCAAACGAGTTCTATAATTTCAAGGGCATCGTCGGGATTGAGATCTGTAACAGAGCTTGAAAACAACATCAGGTCAAAGGCCGCTCGTTCAAAGCGATCGGCGACTTTTTCCAGGCTTTTTTCATAGGATAAGGAAATGAGATTTTCGTCAAATATCCGTATCACCTGGCTGGCGAGCTCTCGGCCATCGTCGACGCAAAGTATATTTATCGGGTTTATTCGGCTGTTCTCCATGAAAAAAAATTGGCTGGGTAGAATTGATAAAAGCTTATACCTGTCGTTCTCAAACAAAGTCTGGAGAACACTATTTTTGGCCAGGTGAGGGATGTGTTGTAGGGGCTCTGATTTTGAGAATTTTTAAATTGGATGATGGTACATTTTTTGAGAATCTGTGAGGCTGTAACGAAGCCTACGCAGAGTGGTAATATCAGCTCCATATGCATCCAATTGCGATGTATAAAAATATTGAGTTGGTTTTTATCGAACCCGATAGAGGATAACACGTTGCCGTGATGGAGCAACAATATTTAGAAAAATATATGTGAAATTATTGCACAGTATGAAAGATGTGACTGATTTTTATACGAATGATCAGTTCTGAAAATGATTAATTTTAATCAGTTTCTGAAAATATACTGTGATTATTCAATGACCAGCTTTAAAATTTGGTTTCTCAAATTTTATGGATGATATCTTTTTTTGCCACTGACGATTAAATCTGCAAATATTTACAGATTTTTCGCTGAAATTCGATGCGGGCAGGCTTTATACCGGGGGGGGGGGAGATTATGATTCGCCAATTTTCCAGGTCCTTTCCTCTTCCTAAAAAGGATAGGGTAGGTCAGATGCCGTTCACGTGAGGAGGGAATTCCTCCTTTTTCCCTGGGTTTTCATCGACGGAGAGTTGGGGTGAGAAAAATTTGCCCGTTATAACTAGAGTGAAGATTCGTATTTGTTTATGTAGAGTAAAATGATAAAAATAATGAAATATTAGTATGTTGAAATGGTTTTCTTTAAAAAAAACTCTTGGGAGCTTGAACTGTTTTTTGATTTGTTAGCGTTACATTATGTAAATATATTGCCCGTTTGCCCTGTATTTTCGAATTTTTTCAAACCGAAATGTTCTTATGGAACTTTCTTCGTAATCTTCCCTGCGGGCTAGAGTTTTTCTAAGTGACTAAGGATATATCGTTTTAGTGAGGTCTTAAATCTTGCCTTTCAGCTGTATCGCATGGTGGTACAACCATTGCTAGAGACTGGAAAAAATTTATCCATCCATCCCAGCGGCCTTTCCGTGAGGACAAATCCCCTGCATCCGTAATGACAGGTAGCTCCAGCGTAACCTGTGCATAAGTAAAACGGATAATTTTTGAGGAGAATGTTTTGTGTTGAGCAACACCTGCATTGCCTGAATGCGCATGGTGCATGTTGAGGGGGTAGTCCGTTGCATTCTCGTCCTCGTGTAATCCGTGAGCGTGTTCTTTTATGAAAGAACAGCCCATTTATCGATCCATTACGCGTCATTTTGATCTGTTACGAGTTCGTCATCTTCAAGAGTACAAGATAAAAAAAGGAGCAATATGAGCAAATTGCGCAACACCCATGTGTTTACGAGTGAATCTGTCAGTGAAGGGCATCCTGACAAGGTCTGTGATCAGGTTTCCGATGCAATACTCGATGCCTGTCTGGCCAAAGACGCAACCAGCCGCGTCGCCTGTGAGACCGGAGTCTCAACAAATTTCCTGGTAAATATGGGAGAGATAACCTGTTCAGGCTGGGATGAAATCAACCCTGAGAGAATTGCCCGCAGAGTTGTCAATGAAATAGGTTATGACCGTGAAGAGTTGTTGTTTTCCGGCGATAGTTTTGAGTACATCTCCCGCATTCATTCGCAATCCAGCGATATCGCTCAAGGGGTGGATGAGGGGAAAGGGCTGTTCGAGGAGCAGGGGGCAGGCGATCAAGGGATGATGTTTGGCTACGCTACCTCGGCGACTCCCTCGCTTATGCCCGCACCCATTTATTACTCCCATCAGTTACTCCTGAAATTACAGCAGGTGCGTCACCAGGGCACAATCGAATATCTGCGACCGGATGCCAAAACGCAGGTTTCCGTCCTTCACGAAAATGGACAACCGGCCAGGATTACCAATGTTGTTATTTCCCATCAGACCGATGATGTACCGCTGGCACGAATTCGTGAAGACCTGGTGCAGTTGACTCGAGAGCTTCTAAGCCCCACCGGACTCTTGGACAATGACACGGAGTTTTATATCAATCCAACGGGTAAGTTTGTTATCGGGGGCCCCCATGGCGATGCCGGTCTGACCGGGCGGAAAATAATCGTCGATACCTATGGCGGTGTTGGCTGCCATGGTGGTGGCGCATTTTCTGGAAAAGACCCCTCCAAGGTGGATCGATCCGCAGCTTACTATGCACGTTATGCCGCTAAAAATATCGTTGCCGCCGGTCTTGCAGAAAAGTGCGAGATCCAGGTCGCCTACGCAATTGGTGTGGCCAAGCCCCTCTCTGTAAACGTGGATACCTTTGGCACCGGAACCGTTACCGATGAAAAAATTCAGAAGGTGCTGGAGTCCGAAGAGGTCTTCAACTTTCGCCCTGCCTCACTTATTCAAGATCTCAATCTGACCAGGCCAGCGGGCTGGAGCTATCGGGATACAGCGGTTGCAGGCCATTTTGGGCGGAGCATCTTCCCCTGGGAACAAACCGACAAAGTCGAGGCTCTGCGAACGGTTTTGCAAAGGTAGAGAATCATCCTTCTCTGGCAGAGTTGTACATTTATTATTGAATTATTTTAGGAGTGACCATGGCTACAGACAGTGCCCTGTCCCAAACATCCACCCCAATGATCACGGTTGCGGAGATCATTGCCGGGTCGCAGAAGAGCGGACAGCAGGAATATACCGTTAAAGACATTGGACTGGCCGAATGGGGCCGCAAAGAAATTACCATCGCTGAAAGTGAAATGCCCGGCCTGATGGCTACTCGCGAGAAATATGGCCCGCAGAAACCACTGCAAGGGGTGCGTATCATGGGGAGTCTCCACATGACGGTGCAGACCGCCGTGTTAATCGAGACCCTGACTGCA
Coding sequences within it:
- a CDS encoding SLC13 family permease, producing MSALETLSLPEAQKKIDYKRIFFLLLGVGLFAFVYYCPPWPDAVDPMGEHFVLSKQAKGALAVFCLAATWWVFEVVPIGVTSLTIGALQALFMIRDPKVAFKDFMDPSVLFIFGSIVIGMVFTKTGLTKRIAYKMLSIVGEKTNMILLGCFVMTAALTHVMAHTAVAATMFPLLMAIHALYSEDGKPTKFGKGMFIGMAYVAGAGSIITLLGAARGAVALGFYKDIMNVDISFFQLTAYMFPVGWLMTFLLWGLMLLVFKPERARIPGLKEKSKRMYLELGAWSRQEILTALIVFATILIIALKNFIPALSGLNKTGILLVSTIAFFVLNILDLDDLEEIPWNIILLFAGAMSIGFCLWETGAAKWMAVNWLVLFQNAPPLVFILGMAFFVMIMTNFIMNVAAIAISLPVALVIAPYLGVAGEVILFSSLIVAGMPFLLLVGAAPNAIAYNSKQFTTGEFFLWGIPASILLIGVTWLAVTVIWPLMGMQVYVPKVM
- the nhaD gene encoding sodium:proton antiporter NhaD, whose protein sequence is MNFVCKTLGLALLSLFTLTASTAWAAGGGAQLDLTTSPVGYLCLALFIGAYALVIAEEYTHMRKSKPVLLAAGLIWGIIAWVYASNGFTHEAETAVRHNILEYAELFLFLLVAMTYINAMEERQVFAALRDRLVGAGYSLRKLFWVTGLLAFFISPIADNLTTALLMCAVVLAIGRDNQKFVLLACINIVVAANAGGAFSPFGDITTLMVWQKGVVDFWTFFHLFIPSAVNWLVPASIMHFAIPQEQPAACEGMVSMKRGAVVVMLLFLATIATAVSFHNFLHLPPMMGMMTGLAYLKFYGFYLKKTHKNLPGSAGYDLEKADERIGDTVAFDVFRKVARAEWDTLMFFYGVILCVGGLGFIGYLTIVSQVMYGDWGPMAANTMVGVLSALVDNIPVMFAVLTMYPDMSMGHWLLVTLTAGVGGSMLSIGSAAGVALMGQARGQYTFFGHLRWLPAIALGYAASIVAHILINGRFFDGVPLS
- a CDS encoding sigma 54-interacting transcriptional regulator; the protein is MKHASFLKNQTIMVELLNAIPHGIALLDANLCIAGMNRFLEAMLGYTTEEVRGIYGDYILRTNLGSNDQVVRSVMETGQSVSLDSSIINKARKRIPVGCTISRLEDETGAMAVLIVLEDMSALQEARAACKNADAAGDILGHSPQMKEVFAMMSVLAKTDASVLITGETGTGKDKIAEQLHNLSSRGRQPFIKVNCGALPEALLESELFGHVKGAFTGAVKEHKGMFRLADKGTIFLTEIGDLSLPLQVKLLSVLDDHEFYPVGSSKKVTVDVRVIAATHKPLRAEVRRGTFREDLFYRLNVLHLHVPPLREREGDVRLLLDHFLQFFAQRLGKSMTGFTAKAVEALVHFSYPGNVRELRNIVEYAVNMSRNERVSYKDLPPYALSPVGADFQEKEQVDSPLPARSVPLEKPTKPLAGWAEMERNRLLEALGKTGGNRSEAAALLGCGRTTLWRKMKKYDLA
- a CDS encoding ATP-binding protein, which gives rise to MNSKRMWISRLLPSPSEYFEDTAEMEKNYRYFSRRLFILLLGLTMTPLIIVSALSHYQYQNLLQKNELTQLVLNLEQSQNTIERFVSKLQSIIKFVARDDRYEELKNTEELQALFVRLQHEYPDFADIEVINSSGRQESYIGPYQLSGNDYTQQNWYKEVLQRGVYISNVYSGFRQVPHFVIAVSRTLPNNQGSWVLRVTIDGNTLQRYVDTGVTSSISDVYLVDSEGNLQTKPRKYGKIGEKCILLHDCGLTRYSISDTLADYQQLLVKKADVTVVKTPEGEEVLHATIDLQSTPWSLVLVKTLYLHGDAWFYFQLRLFSIILGCILLGVLILLRMSNGITEHIRRSDKRRQHFFLEAESANKLAAIGRLAAGVAHEINNPLSIINQKTGLVMDYFEMTEDFKYKQAMEQALNGVQQSVNRCRTITHRLLGFARHTDVMIEELDMNQLLQEVVAFLAKEATYNQIAINFDLDEGLQHIQSDRGQLQQVFLNIINNAIDAIGSQGNITLKTRRDAAIGIRIMVTDDGPGMAPEVVQRIFDPFFTTKETGKGTGLGLSITYGILKKLGGDIQVSSEPGQGATFTIVLPLVQEQQ
- a CDS encoding response regulator, which gives rise to MIQSKILIIDDEVEFASTLRQRLALRDIDVNDAHSGTEGLEQLAAAPPDIVLLDLKMPDMSGLDILGLIKEKYPQTEVIMLTGHGSVAAGIEAMEKGAFDYIMKPVDLRDLLIKIEQAAAGMEQRSHGQ
- a CDS encoding sigma-54 dependent transcriptional regulator, yielding MENSRINPINILCVDDGRELASQVIRIFDENLISLSYEKSLEKVADRFERAAFDLMLFSSSVTDLNPDDALEIIELVCAKCPSTQILFFAHPGTLKIAHQALRAGVYHYSALPVSNEELKLLIETAVDRKPQVGVNLLLQSEVDKNTFESMIGRSTAMQQVYQQISQAAATDIPVLIAGETGTGKELAALAIHELSDRNNAPYVPVHIGSLPTDLVASELFGHERGAFSGATSMRKGCFEVADGGTVFMDEIATIDEKMQVSLLRLLETNQYCRIGSQHQIPVDVRVIAASNADLAAEIRQGNFREDLYYRLDVLHITMPPLRERHGDLHLLVDHFTQQSCNSFQKYIRGMSPGFINCLESYPWPGNVRELKNVIQRAVITSTGDVLERKELPPRIAKFRHADVKVVVRVGMTLEEVEKEIIARTLEHTSQNRTQASDILGISRRSLYNKMRKFNMLSKR
- the metK gene encoding methionine adenosyltransferase, which gives rise to MSKLRNTHVFTSESVSEGHPDKVCDQVSDAILDACLAKDATSRVACETGVSTNFLVNMGEITCSGWDEINPERIARRVVNEIGYDREELLFSGDSFEYISRIHSQSSDIAQGVDEGKGLFEEQGAGDQGMMFGYATSATPSLMPAPIYYSHQLLLKLQQVRHQGTIEYLRPDAKTQVSVLHENGQPARITNVVISHQTDDVPLARIREDLVQLTRELLSPTGLLDNDTEFYINPTGKFVIGGPHGDAGLTGRKIIVDTYGGVGCHGGGAFSGKDPSKVDRSAAYYARYAAKNIVAAGLAEKCEIQVAYAIGVAKPLSVNVDTFGTGTVTDEKIQKVLESEEVFNFRPASLIQDLNLTRPAGWSYRDTAVAGHFGRSIFPWEQTDKVEALRTVLQR